The genomic segment TTACATGCAGAATCAACAGTTGATGATACTATCTGGGATATTTGACTGTGTATGTATCTTAGACTCATATTACAAGTTGAAACATTTTAAGCTTAGAGTTAATTAGCAAATTGCTGGCtactattgattatgttttgtTTATCAATCCTAAGTTTGGAATGATTTCCACCTATGCTTTGATAACGGTGGATGAAATTTTCATCGATGTTCACGTGCTACTGTCTTCTTGTGTGCATGAATATACTTAGAAGGAAGTGCCCTCAGGGGTGAACCTCTATTGATATTTCCTGCAGTTTGTCTTACCTGAACTGATGTTCTGAATATATTAATAATGGATAAGAAGGCAAAATAAAGTTTCAAAATTCTCCCTTAATCAGAGATTGTGACAATTCACATCATCATGCATTATATCAATTCTATACGTGTACTTTCTCCTGAAAACTTTGCCATATTTGTCCTGATAACTTTGTTCATATGTAAACACATGCACTATAGTTTCTCATTTCTGACTTGTACATTCTTTCTCAGGTGTATTCCATTCAAATACATATATGCGGAAAACAATGGAGGTGATTCATCTGAGATGATAGTTGAAGTACTGATGATAAATTCTACTAGTGGACCTGGTCTTCTATTTCCCAAGGTGTGAGTTGTGGGCGCATCATCTAAATAGTTGGAAGTGGAAACATGAAGGATTTTGAAATGTCTTTTATGGTTTATAACATTCTTTTGTTGCTGATAAGTTTATACTGATTACATTTTTTATACTTCTATTGATAGTATACTAGAAAATGCTTTAGACAAGAAGATTGCAGGAAATCTCAGACTTTTTTTACTTGTAACGGGATGTAAATACTGAGAGACAGTGAAAGCATCTTATGAACTTTTTCTTCGTCGATCTAAACTTTTGCTTTGTTTGTTTTAGTTGATAGTTAGTCGAACCTTTCTTGGAGCAAGCCTAGAGTGCCTTTTTTGTATAGCTTTGACTCATTATCCTAGAAAATCTGAAGCTAGTTTTATTTTCCATGAGTTTAACCCACATACCATTTTCTCCTGTCATTGCAGCATATATTATGTTCATAGATAAACTATTTTTTGAACACAATCATATTTGGAGAAGTTTTAAGGATTAATTCTTGAAAtgaaaatggttcaaaaacTACTACGTCAGTTATTGAATATTATACTGAGAATTTTTTGCTTATATACACGCATTTGTTTGATCTTTCTTAGGTGTAAATTTGCTACGTATCCATGCCAATTATCCTGTGAATCATGTGATTAATAAGTTGAATTAATGATAAGAATTTTTGTTGATGGTCGGGAAAAATTTTTTGAATCATTTTAACTGAAATTTGATGAATAAGAGGTATTTAAATAAATCGTTCAAAAACCCTGGAAACCCGTGAATCAATTCGATTGAGacattctttttaattttaacgtGCGCCTCTGAACTATGTGAAATTGTGtacataataaaaatgattATGACAATGCTACCATCATTGTGCTTGTTCTGTTTTTCTTTACAGGGTGGATGGGAGAATGACGAAACAGCTGAGGAGGCAGCAGCCAGGGAAGCCGTAGAGGAGGCTGGTGTTCGAGGGGATTTAATGGTAACATATAATGTCAATTCGTTTTTTCTCTTATGCTTGTTTATCATCTATGTTTCTCTGATCTGAGGTTTTATATCTGCATGATTATGATTTGGTTTCTGTTTTACTTTAGCAATGCCTCAGTGTTGCATATAAAGTGACGTGCTGTACAACAATGAAGTAACTCACTTATATGATCGTAATCAACACTAGATTTTGAGTCCAAGAGCACCAACCACCCTGGTAGTGTCTTTGTTGGTGGATCCAGGTGTTTAGAACATAGAAAGCAAGTATATCACATTCTAGGGGAAGCAAAACAATTTTCTAAACTAAAGCCAATTAGCGCTTGATTGTACTTATTTTATTGGTTTTCCCATTATTGTTCGGACATCAAAGTTCTACAACAGTTAGGTGTTGACAGGATTTCCTGCCTAATAAAGCCTCAATCTTTTCCTAACATTCTTTTAAGTATTTTTTTTCTAGACATGAGGTTCTGGAATTGCTGTTAATTGTTTGCGTGTTTTCAATCTCGATTGTTTCTAATCAGACTGTCCGTAGCTTGTTTTCCTAAAGTATTCATACATGATGACGCTGGTGTAAGGGTTTTTAATATCATTTAATTGCTGAAAATTACTGCTacgtgatttttttttcttcatttttgtgtGTGTTTCATTCCTGGCTGTTGAAGTCTGGTTGTTGAAGACCATATTGTTAATGTTCCTCACTTGTTTAATATAGATCAGCTTCTGTGCTGGCTGCTTATAAATCGTAAAATTTGGTTGGTTATTTAATAACGAAGCAAGACTTAGGTGTTACTCAAAATGAATTACGGTGTCGAATTAACAGTCTGGTAGCACTTTCTTATGGCCTATAAATCATGGTTGAACACTTGAACTTAATTGAAATTGACTTCATTACTTGAAGCTAAAAATTCCAGCTAAGGCCTTTTCCGAACCACTGACGTAATCATTAAATCAGATTACTATTCTGGCAttctatttttttgaaaatgggtgTAAAAGTTCAAAACCATGTACATCAGGTTCGAGATGTTTGGTAATATGGGTTAAACAGGCTTCTGCACTATTAATTAGATAATGAAATTGCTAGTTCTAATGTGGTTAGTGCCTGTGGGCAGTCTTATATCCAAATGTGATGGAATTGAGAAGCATGCTATTGTTGTTATCAAAGGAATATTCCTAGAGTGGTGCTATTGAACCTTGCTGAAAAATGTTTTACATATTTACTTTTGTGATTTAGGCTTGGTTTGGATTAGAAAATGTAGCTTAATAAAATTCTTTATTATTCTTGGCTTTCgaagtattaaaaaaaaaaaaagcagaaGCAACTTTCATATTTGGATACAGGATATAGCAATGAAActgagttttttaaaaaatttaagttgCAGTAGAAGCCCTAGAAACACATCTTTTGGTGGGTAAACGTTAACACAAAAGAATAAAGATTAGTTCTAACCGGAAAACTGTAGTAAGTAGTTATTTCGGTATTTTTGGAAATCAACTCGTACGAAGAACTTTGTTTCTTGTGGAATTGGTGGCTTACAACATAATTTAGGCCTCAGATGTTTGAATAAGGAGGAAAGGTTAATTCGTAATTTATTACCTTTACGCTAAGGTCATTGCTCTTGTGAACCTGAGGTGTTGGTATCCACTTTAATGTTATTTTTACAAGCCATAAGCTAGACAACGAAGAAGCCAAACCTGTAGGACTTCTAATGAGAAATGTGAAAAAATTTGGTACACATTTTGTTGCTGGTGGCTATGAATTGTTTATGATTTCACACTAGTTGCTATGTCTCTTCTGTTGCGCTGTGCAACACATCATAAATCAACCCATCTAGGCAAGAGGACGTCAAGTCACATTTTGATCAATATCATTACCCTTGAATTTGGTGGAACATCTTGTTTTTCAGTAAATTAATCCTAGAATGCGTATTCCTTGTAGGTACAAGCACCgtcatttttttacttttttttatattatttcccTGATACATAAACCACCTACTGCCTTTGTTGTCAGCTGGCGTGCCTTATTTTGTTTAATGACTTGGAAAGATCATATTCGATGTTTTATGACAAAACTTCTCATTGTACATCTAAATTAGTGCACCCCACCTCTGTAAGGCCCACAGCTTGGGTTGCTTCTTGAGCTTAGGCACTGGCGTCTGCGCGGATGACCCATCTAGTAACCATGAAGAGCTGTATGATCACGATGTATTCTCTATTTTTTTCTTGTCCTGTTCTCCTGCAATGTGGATAAAATGACCtttctcataaaaaaaaatcttaaaattatGCATTGTTTTATTTCAGCATTATCTGGGATGCTACAGCTTCAAGAGCAAAACGCTGCAGGATGAATACAGTCCAGAAGGTTTGTGTAGAGCTTCCATGTATGCTTTGTATGTGGAGGAGGAACTCGAGTCCTGGCCAGAAAAAAGCCATAGAGAAAGAAGTTGGCTAACCATTCCTGAAGCCATTTCCTGCTGCAGACATGCTTGGATGCAAGAGGCGGTCGAAGAAGGTTTCTTAGAGTGGTATGCTGATGGCATGGTTAGAACATTGCCAGAAAAAAGTACTTGCTAGTTTGAGAGTTATAGAGCATTGAAGCCTCTACAAAGTGGAAGTTAGATGCAAATATTGGTGCTATTTAGGTGTTCAGAGATTCGGTAGGATGGAGTATTGGAGTTACAAATTCGCCATACTTAACGGCAATGTTTATTTAATAACTTTACAAACCGATTGATGCCTGATTATGGCAAAAAAAATTGGTTAGCTGGTTCATTCATCATTTGGTGGGGTCTGTAGACTTGTTTTGCTATCGACGCTAAAAAATATTCGatacataatcatataaaagtgTAAAACACGGTACCCTTTTTAGGACACTTCAAATAACTTAGATTTTTGAGAcacttaaaaaaattaatagaagTTAATCTTCTATAcgaacaaattttgaaaaataggaAATATAAGTGTTTGATATTTTCCAAGGATATATACTTTTGGCAGGAATTCTCTTTGAGTGAATTAATAAAACCGGAAAACAACCAGATTAGATACTGAGATTCATCCTACGGAGAGCTAAAATACTTTGTGCAGACTCCAAATATTAAGTGCATTTAGACCCCTAGACGTTTTTGCAGTACCCTTCCAACTAAATACCTCCTTTTAAGGCTGAAGACACATTCAACACTCCGTGgacaaattaatgaaaaatcAGATACCAGAAGAAACCCAGCTGCATAGAAATACTTGTA from the Primulina eburnea isolate SZY01 chromosome 3, ASM2296580v1, whole genome shotgun sequence genome contains:
- the LOC140827188 gene encoding nudix hydrolase 16, mitochondrial-like, which gives rise to MSELVARTGRHQQRYEDGYRLIAGCIPFKYIYAENNGGDSSEMIVEVLMINSTSGPGLLFPKGGWENDETAEEAAAREAVEEAGVRGDLMHYLGCYSFKSKTLQDEYSPEGLCRASMYALYVEEELESWPEKSHRERSWLTIPEAISCCRHAWMQEAVEEGFLEWYADGMVRTLPEKSTC